The following coding sequences are from one Lathamus discolor isolate bLatDis1 chromosome 10, bLatDis1.hap1, whole genome shotgun sequence window:
- the SMIM33 gene encoding small integral membrane protein 33 isoform X1 gives MSRCLLLRTGDSRGVRGPGVTWQLPRSACSAMNTSAPSSQLRQPEPQDMAAFTPITIVRSVTKKSDALPMISVIVLIFVLLAVFIIIVVHYGPHLRTVQITLYHEPMPQDMDNGVHLTDWRKLGSQKKLPAQPCPWDLAGVSCQCSCKHHLTCGSAEPNVIEITYL, from the exons ATGAgccgctgcctcctcctccgCACCGGGGACTCCCGGGGGGTGCGGGGCCCGGGCGTGACGTGGCAGCTGCCGAG GTCAGCCTGCTCAGCCATGAACACCTCCGCTCCCAGCAGCCAGCTGAGGCAGCCTGAGCCCCAGGACATGGCCGCCTTCACCCCCATCACCATCGTCAGGAGCGTGACGAAGAAGTCAGATGCCCTGCCCATGATCTCAGTGATCGTCCTCATCTTCGTGCTCCTGGCCGTCTTCATCATCATCGTGGTGCACTATGGCCCGCACCTCCGCACCGTGCAGATCACCCTGTACCACGAGCCCATGCCGCAGGACATGGACAACGGCGTGCACCTCACAGACTGGAGGAAGCTGGGCTCCCAGAAGAAGctgcctgcccagccctgcccgtGGGACCTGGCCGGTGTGAGCTGCCAGTGCTCCTGCAAGCACCACCTCACCTGCGGGAGCGCAGAGCCCAATGTCATCGAGATCACGTACCTGTGA
- the SMIM33 gene encoding small integral membrane protein 33 isoform X2, whose amino-acid sequence MCREDKALIFTPACLLRASRSACSAMNTSAPSSQLRQPEPQDMAAFTPITIVRSVTKKSDALPMISVIVLIFVLLAVFIIIVVHYGPHLRTVQITLYHEPMPQDMDNGVHLTDWRKLGSQKKLPAQPCPWDLAGVSCQCSCKHHLTCGSAEPNVIEITYL is encoded by the exons ATGTGCAGGGAAGACAAAGCCCTTATATTCACCCCAGCTTGTCTGCTGAGAGCCTCCAG GTCAGCCTGCTCAGCCATGAACACCTCCGCTCCCAGCAGCCAGCTGAGGCAGCCTGAGCCCCAGGACATGGCCGCCTTCACCCCCATCACCATCGTCAGGAGCGTGACGAAGAAGTCAGATGCCCTGCCCATGATCTCAGTGATCGTCCTCATCTTCGTGCTCCTGGCCGTCTTCATCATCATCGTGGTGCACTATGGCCCGCACCTCCGCACCGTGCAGATCACCCTGTACCACGAGCCCATGCCGCAGGACATGGACAACGGCGTGCACCTCACAGACTGGAGGAAGCTGGGCTCCCAGAAGAAGctgcctgcccagccctgcccgtGGGACCTGGCCGGTGTGAGCTGCCAGTGCTCCTGCAAGCACCACCTCACCTGCGGGAGCGCAGAGCCCAATGTCATCGAGATCACGTACCTGTGA
- the SMIM33 gene encoding small integral membrane protein 33 isoform X3: MNTSAPSSQLRQPEPQDMAAFTPITIVRSVTKKSDALPMISVIVLIFVLLAVFIIIVVHYGPHLRTVQITLYHEPMPQDMDNGVHLTDWRKLGSQKKLPAQPCPWDLAGVSCQCSCKHHLTCGSAEPNVIEITYL; encoded by the coding sequence ATGAACACCTCCGCTCCCAGCAGCCAGCTGAGGCAGCCTGAGCCCCAGGACATGGCCGCCTTCACCCCCATCACCATCGTCAGGAGCGTGACGAAGAAGTCAGATGCCCTGCCCATGATCTCAGTGATCGTCCTCATCTTCGTGCTCCTGGCCGTCTTCATCATCATCGTGGTGCACTATGGCCCGCACCTCCGCACCGTGCAGATCACCCTGTACCACGAGCCCATGCCGCAGGACATGGACAACGGCGTGCACCTCACAGACTGGAGGAAGCTGGGCTCCCAGAAGAAGctgcctgcccagccctgcccgtGGGACCTGGCCGGTGTGAGCTGCCAGTGCTCCTGCAAGCACCACCTCACCTGCGGGAGCGCAGAGCCCAATGTCATCGAGATCACGTACCTGTGA